Proteins encoded by one window of Syntrophus gentianae:
- a CDS encoding histidinol phosphate phosphatase domain-containing protein: MIDLHTHSFHSDGELIPSELVRRALVVGYRAMAITDHGDHSNVHLILPGIVAVCKKLSEAYGMPILPGIELTHVPPIYIRELAEEARGRGAKIIVVHGETLVEPVMEGTNRAALSAPIDILAHPGLIGEEEALLAAQNSICLEITTRKGHSLSNGHVAAMAKQYHVPLVLNTDTHESGNLTSRQMAEKVARGAGMITEEILTMFRNSENLVKKAMDAG; this comes from the coding sequence ATGATTGATTTACATACCCATTCCTTTCACAGCGATGGAGAACTGATCCCATCCGAGCTTGTCAGACGCGCGCTGGTCGTAGGCTATCGAGCCATGGCCATAACAGATCACGGGGATCACTCCAATGTGCATTTGATTCTACCGGGGATTGTCGCCGTTTGCAAAAAGCTTTCAGAAGCGTACGGCATGCCGATTCTTCCGGGAATTGAGCTGACCCATGTTCCACCGATCTATATCAGGGAGCTTGCCGAGGAAGCCCGGGGAAGAGGTGCAAAAATCATCGTCGTTCATGGAGAAACGCTTGTCGAGCCGGTCATGGAGGGAACCAATCGGGCAGCCCTTTCGGCACCGATTGATATTCTTGCCCATCCAGGGCTGATTGGGGAGGAAGAGGCTCTGCTTGCAGCTCAAAATTCCATCTGTCTGGAGATCACGACAAGAAAGGGCCATTCTCTTTCAAACGGTCATGTCGCCGCAATGGCGAAGCAATATCATGTGCCGCTGGTCTTGAATACGGACACCCATGAATCGGGGAATCTCACCTCACGGCAAATGGCCGAGAAGGTAGCCCGGGGAGCAGGGATGATAACAGAAGAAATACTGACCATGTTCAGAAATTCTGAAAATCTTGTAAAAAAGGCTATGGATGCCGGCTAA